CTTGTAGATACATCGAATTTTCAGGGAGTAGCCCTGATCGTAAAACGTAACACAATTATTCATAAGTCTGTATACGGCAAGCGCAATCGGGAAGAAAATATACCTATTGATTTTAACACACAGTACTTGCTGGGATCGCTTAGTAAATCATTTGTAAGTATTGCAATTATGCAACTGGTAGAAGCGGGCAAATTAAATCTTTTTGCGCCAGTTGTTAATTACCTGCCTGAACTAAAAGAAGATCTCGCCAAAGGATTAACTGTTCATTTATTATTGAAACATCAATCCGGACTAGCTATTAATCTTGATTCAGTAACTAAATACCAGTTAATGGAGATTAGTCCTAAAGAATTACTTGCGCTGATCAATAAAACAAAAAGACGAGTTGAGCCGGGTATGAAATTCGAAATATCATCTTTGAATTTTATGCTTTTGGGGCTCATCATCGAGAAGCTTTCCGGAAAGAACTATGAGGAGTATATGAAAGAACATTTATTTACCCCCTTGCAATTATCATCAACGGGAATAAGTCATCTTTTTAGTCCTGCTCCACACAAGGCAAATGGGTATAGGCTCGTAGATGGTAAAGTACGAAGGATCGAAGATTTAATTTCTTATTCGTTTGCAACTGCTGATATGTATTCTACGGTTGGTGATCTGTTTACATGGGGTTATGCATTACAGCATGGATGGATTGTGTCAAATCAAAGTAAGGATCTGCTATTCGATGGAGGAGTAAAGGAAAATGGGAATTACGGATATGGCTTTCGCACCCAATCATATATGAGGTATGATATGTTTACTGATCCCGGAAAACTTATCAGACACGGTGGTGTAATGAACGGTTTCTGCGCTAACTACCACTATTATGATAAAGATGATTTGACAATTATTCTTTTAAACAATTATAGAAATCTAAGAATTCTTGATATCACGTTTAAATTAAAAGAACTCGTTTATGGATATGCTATTGGTCAAAGAAAAAATACATACGATGA
Above is a genomic segment from Sediminibacterium sp. KACHI17 containing:
- a CDS encoding serine hydrolase domain-containing protein, producing MLIFRVMIFLLVVNTVSGQTFLRTGGIKNIRSIDIIKQVNSTQEILHDQIHQYLSSLVDTSNFQGVALIVKRNTIIHKSVYGKRNREENIPIDFNTQYLLGSLSKSFVSIAIMQLVEAGKLNLFAPVVNYLPELKEDLAKGLTVHLLLKHQSGLAINLDSVTKYQLMEISPKELLALINKTKRRVEPGMKFEISSLNFMLLGLIIEKLSGKNYEEYMKEHLFTPLQLSSTGISHLFSPAPHKANGYRLVDGKVRRIEDLISYSFATADMYSTVGDLFTWGYALQHGWIVSNQSKDLLFDGGVKENGNYGYGFRTQSYMRYDMFTDPGKLIRHGGVMNGFCANYHYYDKDDLTIILLNNYRNLRILDITFKLKELVYGYAIGQRKNTYDE